From Plasmodium malariae genome assembly, chromosome: 4:
AGTACATCTAACACGCAAACTGGCGAAAGTAACTTTAGGCAAGAGGTTGCATCTGCTTCAGCTGCTGCAGGTGACAGAGTTGACGCAAGTGGCTCTGGAGCATCTAGTATAGCTGTGCAGTCTGCCACTCCAAGTAGCCAAAATAACATTAATGTAAAATCTGCCCTATTAAAAGACCATAAAGGGGTAAAAGTTACTGGTACATGTAACGCGAAAGTTCAATTATTCCTGGTTCCACACATATCTATTACTCTCGAAACAAAGGAGAGTAAAATACGTTTGGGACCAAAATATGAAGATTCAGATATTACAAAAGAATTCCAAACTGACAACGAAGAActagatataaaaaaaatatttgaaataaaaattgacaAGTTACAGAATAGGTGCGCCGATGGTAAAACCTTTAAATTCATAGCTTACCTTCAAGGGGAAGAATTAACTCTCAAATGGAAGGTATATGATAATACAACCCCCCTAAACAAAGGTAactaaaaaaagagaatcaaaaagaaaaaaaaaaaaaaaaattatgaaaatgaaaatggaTGAGCCTTACAGCACccatacattttaattagtTGCATATAAACACACTGCTCACTGCTCATATTATCGTATAAATAGCTTTAAAGGCAGTCCTATTCCACTTTGCTCTTTCTCGGTTCTTACTGCAGGTAGCAAAACGGACATTATGAATTATCTAATAAAAAACTTAGATCGACCAATAACGGCAATACAAGTGCACACCACAAAGAATATTCAGAGTAGCTTCTTAATTGAAAgcaaaaattattctataacGAATTCAGTACCTGAAAAATGTGAACTAATGGCAATGAATTGCTTCCTAAGTGGTAGTTTGAACATGGAAAATTGTTACAGTTGTGCTGTACTATTAGAAAATGacaatattcaaaataatgaGTGTTTCAATTATACTTCTGCTTTtattaaggaaaatattgataatataaaagctAGAGCTCAAGATGATGATGAAAACCCTACCCAAATGGAACTTACACAAAAAATTGACAacatattgaaaaaaatgtacaagatggataacaacaataatatgCAGTTAATAACATTGGAAGGGTTAGATGATACCCTAAAAGGAGAACTGGTACAATACTGCAAATTGCTAAAGGAGGTAGACACAAGTGGAACATTAGAAAGCTATGAAATGGGAAACGAAACAGAAATCTTCAACAATTTAACGAGGCTTCTAGCAAAACATGCTGATGAAACATATGCTTCATTACAACATAAACTAAGAAATGCAGCAATATGTATGAAGAATGTAAACGACtggataaaaaataaaagagggTTATCATTGCCTCAATTTGAATATCATAATTTGGagaataacagtaataatttacaaaattatgaaaacagTACTCAAAATGTAGAGAGCAAAAATGTGAATAGTGTTAAACAAAATGAAGGGTATGATGGTGTTATTGATTTTTCTGATTATAATGGGACAAATATGAACTCATCTCAACTTACTGACACAATGTATTGCAATAAAGAATATTGTGACAGGTGGAAAGATAATGATAGTTGCTTTTCAAAAATAGAAGCGGCAGAACAAGGAAATTGCGCTATATCATGGTTATTTGCATCTAAATTGCATCTTGAAACTATTAGATGCATGAACAGATATGACCATGTAAAAAGTTCCGCATTATATATAGCTAACTGTTCCAAGAGGAACCCTAAAGATAAATGTATTTCCGGATCTAATCCTTTTGAATATCTTAGTGTTATTGAAGAAAATGGGTTCTTACCCCTAGAACACAATCATCCATATTCATACAAAGAAGTAGCCAATGACTGTCCAAAATCAGAGAATCATTGGACGAATTTATGGGCAGGTGCAAAATTAGTAGATTCTAAAGATGAGCCCAATTCGTTGGGGGCTAAAGGATATACCGCCTATGAGAGTGATAAATTTAGGGGAAACATAGACAcgtttatcaaaaaaataaagcatgAAGTTATGCACAAAGGATCTGTAATTGCTTATGTAAAGGCAGAAAATGCAATGGATTATGACCTTAACGGAAAGAAGGTGCTCAGTCTATGTGGTGATAAAAATGCTGACCATGCAATTAACATCATTGGATGGGGAAACTACACAAATGATGAGGGAAAGAAGAAGTCTTACTGGATAATAAGAAATAGCTGGGGTAAGTACTGGGGGGATGAAGGAAATTTTAGGGTTGATATGCATGGTCCAGAACAATGTGAACACAACTTCATCCACTCTGCCGTAATATTCAACATCCATATGCCAATAGCCCAAGTCCCTACAAAGAAGGGAgctgaaatatataattactacTTAAAAACTTCCCCAGATTTTTATAGTAAtctttattataacaatttcACACCAGAGGAGGAAAGTGTACCACTCAAGAGAAATGACTTATCTCAAAATTCGTTGGTTTATGGACAAGACGAGCCAGCACCTGCACTACCTACAGGGTCAGCATCTGGCGAACGCGCAAGTCCAGGAGTAGGTGGAGTACAAGGGGATGTATCATCAACATTACCAAAATCAACAGAACAAAATGGACCTCAACCAGGAAATGCAGCAGCAGCAGGTCAAATACAATCGACACATCAGGAATCTCAACCAGGACAACGAACACCAGTTGAAACATCGGTAGATCCAAAACAATCAGTGCTACCTGGATCTCAAACAGTAGCAGCTAAGAATGCACCAGCTGCTACTGCTAAAACTGGAGTGCTTCATGTCTTAAAACACATCAAAAATGGTCAGATAAAAATGGGGCTAGTTAAGTACGAAGATAATGCAATAATTATTGATAACCACGCTTGCTCCAGATCTTATGCCATGGATGTAAACAATCTAGATGAgtgtataaaattttgtagTGAGGAATGGGACAATTGCAAAGATGAACCTTCTCCAGGATATTGTTTGACTAAAAGGCAAAGTACCAATAAGTGTTTTTTCTGTTATGTGtagaattttattaataaaaagtaactCAGGATTGCgatagctttttttttcttttttttaagaattatatatataatattatatttttaaggaatgaagtaaaaaatgTTCTTAATGCTTTTACGAAAgcttaaaaaagtatatccctttttttttttttttttttttaagtccTTTTTATTAGTAAGCGTATTTATACatctatatttatgtatgtacttatgtatatatatgaatatatatgcacatttgtatatacatttaattctTGTTTCAGTTTTGTAGTgctgtaaattaaaaattttcccaagttttttttttttttagcaaaAATTAAGACATcaaacaaattttattttagaattttttaagtatataaacttttctaattttgttttaatatatcgaTGTTACAAAATATGCTATTGCGAAAGaagaaaacataatattttagcattaattatatataaaagtattttcttttttatcttaatgtTACTTAATATTTACAGTTATcctgtatatatgcatttttaagttttggtcaaaataaatgaatttgtgatattatatatatttcctacTACATACCATAGGTGCTGAATTCAGTGGGTGCACATATAAATGCAGTagacaatatttttatttgtaattaaaattttggaATACCTTTCGGTAAAATTTAGGGGAAAATGTTATGCCCAGAAATGtcaaataaaagtaaacCATATAAAAgctgttaaaaaaaaaaaaaaaaaaaaaaaagaaaatgaaaatgaaaatgcaaGTTCAAATGAATGGTGCTTACAACACACACATGCATATTGACTATTTGCATATAAACAGCATTGAAGATGGTCCCATCCCACATTACCTTTTCTCGCTGATCATTCCAGGTTACAAAACAGACATAATATCATGAAAAACTTAGATTTACCAATTACTGCAATATTAATGAACAACAAGCAGGAATTTTTGGATGCTATCTTCAATGAAAGCAacatattacattataaGAGGAGATATTCCTAGttacataaatgaaaagcatagaaaaaaaaaaaaaagataatagaggaatataattgtattatCATTCTTTCAAGACTTTGAAGAAGTTACGGTGATACATCTTATATGTGCatgagcatatatatatatatatatgtccaCATTAATGCATGCATGTCTGAGGGTGGACATGTTTTtgcttctattttttatttttatcgaGAAacgatatataataatagaaaatcaTTTTCGAAGGTGTAGGGTATACATCGAAAGATGTTATGCCTGTACTTCACTGTTATAAAATGATCATTTTCcaaatgataaatttttcatttatgaaCCTGCTGATGttgagaaaaattataacgaTATAAAAACTAAGGCGCAAAATGATGAAGACCCTGACTAAATGGTTTCgctaaaatataattgatgaaatattgaaaaatatttacaagtCAGGTGAAAATATTAGTAAAGCATAAATAAGCTTAGAACATTTAGATAATACTTTAAAAGTGAAATTAGTGAAATAATGCAAATTCATAAAAGAAGTAGATACCATGGCGAACATTAGAAAATTGCGAATAGGATAATAAGGCGGAAATAACCGACAATTTAACAAAGGTTCATGGAAAAGGTACTAGGGGAAACATACTCCTCATTACAGCACAAAACTAAGTAATGCCGTGAGATGTATGAAAAATGTAGATAACTAGGTAAACAAACAAAAGAATGTTATCCTTACCTGATAAAgggatatattaaaaatatacagataataaaaaatgaagatataGGTGTACGAAATGGTGAATACAATGGTGCTACTAATTCAGTCTTCGTTGATGAACTATGTTCGAAGTCTTCTCATTTTACATGCACAATGGATTCGAATGAAGGATAGTGTTACTGGTGAAAAGATAACGATATCTGCATTTCACATATTAATGCAGAAGATGATAGAAATTGCTCAATATCTTGTATATTTGGATCTAAGATGTGCTTAGTAACTATAAGAAGTTTGAGTAGAAATAACCATATAAGAAAAGTCCGGCTTAGTATAACACCGTTGGCACAAAGAAGCTATGATAAAATTCCACATCGGATTTAACCCATTAGAGTTCTTCAACATTGTAGATGAAAATAAGCTCCTACATTTAGAAACTTAATTtaccataaatatatgcgtAAGCCAGTGATGATTATACTATGACATTTGGATAAGTGAACTAATTTATGGGCAGatgtaaatttattagaTCTTAAGAATTAGCATAATTCATTAGGGGGTTAAGGATATACTGCTTATCGGAGGAACacgtacaaaaaaaaaaaaaaaaaaaaaaaaatttcattcaGTGGCATAACAAAGAATGAAGGTTACGATTGAAGTTCCTATGATTTTAGGGAAAAGGTTAATAATATCATGGGTTACGACCTTAACGGAAGGAAGGGGAAAAATCTATGTAGTGATAAATTTCTTGACTAGGTACTATTAATATGATTAGGTACGGTAACTTTATAAATACtgaagagaagaaaaaattatatttcctAGTTAGATATAGATGGGGTAAGTATTTTAGTGTCTAGGAAACTTTGAAGTCGACGCGCATGGCCCCTTGCATTGTCAATACAACTACATCCACTCTACTGCAATGTTCAACATCGATGTGCCTATGGAAAAAGTACCTAAGAAGAAAGAAGctgaattatataatt
This genomic window contains:
- the PmUG01_04024100 gene encoding serine-repeat antigen, putative; translation: MKCSISFFLIIYIILSRDIFRCKGEDKAVEPTQGQSGAQGSSSDTEGRANSPSVDGSHNGPLSVNQQTDPKVTAPTVPSTSNTQTGESNFRQEVASASAAAGDRVDASGSGASSIAVQSATPSSQNNINVKSALLKDHKGVKVTGTCNAKVQLFLVPHISITLETKESKIRLGPKYEDSDITKEFQTDNEELDIKKIFEIKIDKLQNRCADGKTFKFIAYLQGEELTLKWKVYDNTTPLNKGSKTDIMNYLIKNLDRPITAIQVHTTKNIQSSFLIESKNYSITNSVPEKCELMAMNCFLSGSLNMENCYSCAVLLENDNIQNNECFNYTSAFIKENIDNIKARAQDDDENPTQMELTQKIDNILKKMYKMDNNNNMQLITLEGLDDTLKGELVQYCKLLKEVDTSGTLESYEMGNETEIFNNLTRLLAKHADETYASLQHKLRNAAICMKNVNDWIKNKRGLSLPQFEYHNLENNSNNLQNYENSTQNVESKNVNSVKQNEGYDGVIDFSDYNGTNMNSSQLTDTMYCNKEYCDRWKDNDSCFSKIEAAEQGNCAISWLFASKLHLETIRCMNRYDHVKSSALYIANCSKRNPKDKCISGSNPFEYLSVIEENGFLPLEHNHPYSYKEVANDCPKSENHWTNLWAGAKLVDSKDEPNSLGAKGYTAYESDKFRGNIDTFIKKIKHEVMHKGSVIAYVKAENAMDYDLNGKKVLSLCGDKNADHAINIIGWGNYTNDEGKKKSYWIIRNSWGKYWGDEGNFRVDMHGPEQCEHNFIHSAVIFNIHMPIAQVPTKKGAEIYNYYLKTSPDFYSNLYYNNFTPEEESVPLKRNDLSQNSLVYGQDEPAPALPTGSASGERASPGVGGVQGDVSSTLPKSTEQNGPQPGNAAAAGQIQSTHQESQPGQRTPVETSVDPKQSVLPGSQTVAAKNAPAATAKTGVLHVLKHIKNGQIKMGLVKYEDNAIIIDNHACSRSYAMDVNNLDECIKFCSEEWDNCKDEPSPGYCLTKRQSTNKCFFCYV